In the genome of Rhodoplanes sp. Z2-YC6860, one region contains:
- a CDS encoding ABC transporter ATP-binding protein gives MSAPNLAFTIELKNIVRLSWELLTRRERTEVAGLAVAMMINGLLQTFSLALLIPFIGLMLDPSALKSHARLATLDRFFNSPPAETLLAGCAIALLVVVIAKDVFEYFVSRYQNRLIARVERRVSGDLLTQCMAAPYEWFLSNSTAELQNAVMTHVVVWARAGLKGALSMTSNGVLILSFVIFLAAIDPLFSIAVSLIGAVLGFAILALVKRRMRRLSAEKHEAHNETFKFLSHAIGGFKDIKINGRETYFVRRYVDAQRVYADSEASLASLQNIPKYAIEIAIAVILVAIGLVAARSQIRAEMATTLAVYGVAVIRMVPIFNQVSGTVAQFHMAVPAIWNVRRTHLELAELAAKQAAVFDNPVMAKWDSIKVEDIQYAYPSAALSAIEGISFVVERGMRLGVVGRSGSGKTTLVDILTGLLPPSHGRVVIGSQELTLGNASSWRQQIGYVPQAPFIAEGTLGFNVSLETDAGKMDERKALEALHVANLGDLLQHEMRSGLSSEIGDRGNRLSGGQRQRVAIARALYRDPSLLIFDEATSSLDAESENEISLALGRISRDKTILIIAHRLSTVRDCDRILVLEKGAVIGFDSHDNLIRTCPTYRRFVELGDLSPGAPNEDENPAAVVAAK, from the coding sequence ATGTCAGCGCCCAATCTCGCTTTCACTATCGAACTCAAGAATATTGTCCGCTTGAGCTGGGAACTGCTGACCAGGCGAGAGCGCACCGAAGTTGCGGGTCTCGCCGTTGCCATGATGATCAACGGTCTCCTTCAAACTTTCTCGCTGGCTCTATTGATACCCTTCATCGGGCTTATGCTCGATCCGTCTGCTCTCAAGAGTCATGCCCGACTGGCGACATTGGACCGGTTTTTTAATAGTCCGCCGGCCGAGACGCTGCTGGCCGGTTGCGCCATTGCGCTTCTGGTGGTGGTGATTGCCAAAGATGTGTTCGAATATTTTGTGAGCCGTTACCAGAACCGTCTGATCGCCCGTGTCGAACGCCGCGTCTCCGGCGATCTTTTGACCCAGTGTATGGCCGCACCCTATGAGTGGTTCCTGTCAAACAGCACCGCGGAACTCCAAAACGCCGTCATGACTCATGTCGTCGTGTGGGCGCGCGCCGGGTTGAAGGGCGCGCTGTCAATGACTAGCAACGGCGTCTTGATCCTCTCGTTCGTCATTTTTCTCGCCGCTATTGATCCCCTGTTTAGCATTGCAGTCAGTTTGATTGGCGCGGTGCTCGGCTTCGCAATTCTGGCGTTGGTTAAACGGCGCATGCGACGGCTTTCCGCGGAAAAGCACGAGGCGCACAACGAGACATTCAAGTTCCTCAGCCATGCGATAGGCGGCTTCAAAGACATCAAGATCAATGGGAGGGAAACTTATTTCGTCCGACGGTATGTAGACGCACAACGGGTGTACGCCGACTCCGAGGCGTCATTGGCGTCGCTGCAGAATATTCCGAAGTATGCCATCGAGATTGCGATTGCTGTGATCCTCGTGGCGATCGGTCTTGTGGCGGCGCGTTCCCAAATACGCGCCGAGATGGCTACGACACTGGCCGTGTACGGTGTCGCGGTGATCAGAATGGTGCCGATATTCAACCAGGTCTCGGGCACCGTCGCCCAGTTTCATATGGCGGTGCCGGCGATCTGGAATGTTCGACGCACCCATCTTGAACTGGCCGAACTCGCTGCAAAGCAGGCTGCTGTCTTCGATAATCCTGTTATGGCGAAGTGGGACAGCATCAAAGTCGAGGACATCCAGTACGCCTATCCGAGCGCCGCGCTGTCTGCCATCGAAGGCATCTCATTTGTCGTTGAGCGCGGCATGCGCCTGGGCGTCGTCGGACGTTCAGGTTCTGGAAAGACCACGTTGGTCGACATCCTGACCGGACTGCTTCCGCCAAGCCACGGCCGGGTGGTGATCGGCAGCCAGGAGCTGACGCTGGGCAATGCTTCGTCGTGGCGCCAGCAGATCGGTTACGTGCCGCAAGCTCCGTTCATCGCCGAAGGCACGCTCGGCTTTAACGTCAGCCTCGAGACCGACGCTGGAAAAATGGACGAGCGGAAGGCGCTAGAAGCGCTGCACGTGGCGAACCTGGGAGACCTGCTCCAGCACGAGATGCGGTCCGGGCTGTCCTCCGAGATCGGGGACAGGGGCAACCGTCTTTCCGGCGGTCAGCGCCAGCGTGTCGCCATCGCGCGAGCGCTCTATCGCGATCCGAGCTTGCTGATTTTCGACGAGGCCACGAGTTCGTTGGATGCCGAGAGCGAAAATGAGATTTCGCTGGCGCTCGGCCGGATTTCGCGTGACAAGACCATTCTGATCATTGCCCACCGGTTGTCGACCGTGAGGGACTGCGACCGGATTCTCGTGCTGGAGAAGGGCGCGGTGATCGGGTTCGACAGCCACGACAACCTGATCCGGACCTGTCCGACCTATCGGCGCTTCGTGGAGCTCGGCGATCTGTCGCCCGGCGCGCCGAACGAAGACGAAAATCCCGCCGCGGTGGTCGCGGCCAAATAG
- a CDS encoding formyltransferase family protein, with protein sequence MPYWLRELSGLDAEMVVILDEKALADADVERFRERTEGAFPRVSMYNYSEWPFYLVPNHNGLETVAIVKNLGLDLLLNCGTPRIIKSPLLKAPRIGVLNCHPGKLPDYRGCTVVEWALFNGDQVSNTAHLMTEEIDLGPIVVTETVNLKPDDSYVNIRVKVYKANIALLAKAVGMLIVDGSNFSSPSGAGKYWKPIDDERLKLLKSWPIKGQYG encoded by the coding sequence TTGCCGTATTGGCTTCGTGAACTGTCGGGGCTCGACGCCGAAATGGTCGTGATCCTCGACGAAAAAGCATTGGCCGATGCTGACGTCGAGCGATTCCGTGAAAGAACCGAGGGGGCGTTTCCCCGAGTGAGTATGTATAATTACAGTGAATGGCCGTTCTACTTAGTTCCGAACCACAATGGCTTGGAGACGGTCGCGATTGTCAAGAATCTTGGACTCGATCTCCTGTTAAACTGCGGTACTCCTCGCATTATCAAGAGCCCGTTGCTCAAAGCTCCTCGCATCGGTGTTTTGAATTGTCACCCAGGTAAGCTGCCTGATTATCGGGGGTGCACTGTAGTTGAGTGGGCTCTTTTCAATGGAGATCAGGTCAGCAACACAGCGCATTTGATGACAGAAGAAATCGACTTAGGCCCTATCGTCGTAACAGAGACGGTAAATTTGAAGCCCGATGACTCCTACGTTAATATAAGGGTCAAGGTCTATAAGGCTAACATTGCGCTTCTCGCCAAAGCAGTTGGGATGTTGATCGTCGACGGAAGCAATTTTTCTTCGCCATCAGGAGCGGGGAAGTATTGGAAGCCAATCGATGATGAGCGACTTAAGTTGTTAAAGAGCTGGCCGATCAAAGGTCAGTATGGTTGA
- a CDS encoding Gfo/Idh/MocA family protein yields the protein MSGLLVGIMGAGQMAQGFDKPGDAHVLSLAHAVSASSSLRLGGFYDRSVERARAAEAKWGCPETPRDRAEWLRQPWDIVCIATPDERHADDLRDVLACRPKAVLVEKPLATDAAKGSCLLKEAAAAGIPVLVDFPRRFHSGVSAVSRLIEDGKVGAPIASTFVYSGEASHSASHMLDLFHAWWGGGWSAELKGRHGSTTLIELSRGTGRVAATFISMPASAYYVWEMRLYCASGKIELSNNPETLTVDLLAPHPLYPSFTVLTHKHTFAMEGEPLLNRTFESLNAIASNQADGLRQLAREAESQAFSGQLLAVLEGRRA from the coding sequence GTGAGCGGCTTGCTGGTGGGCATCATGGGCGCGGGCCAGATGGCGCAGGGCTTCGACAAGCCGGGCGACGCGCACGTGCTCAGCCTCGCGCACGCCGTGAGCGCGTCTTCGTCGCTCCGGCTGGGCGGCTTCTATGATCGCAGCGTCGAGCGTGCCAGAGCCGCCGAGGCGAAATGGGGATGCCCGGAAACGCCGCGCGACCGCGCTGAATGGCTGCGCCAGCCGTGGGATATCGTCTGCATTGCGACCCCCGATGAACGGCACGCCGACGATCTGCGCGATGTGCTGGCTTGCCGGCCGAAAGCCGTCCTGGTCGAGAAGCCGCTCGCGACGGATGCTGCCAAGGGCAGCTGCCTGCTGAAGGAAGCAGCAGCGGCCGGAATCCCGGTGCTGGTCGATTTTCCGCGCCGGTTTCATTCCGGCGTCAGCGCGGTGTCGCGGCTGATCGAGGACGGCAAGGTCGGCGCGCCGATCGCCAGCACGTTTGTCTATTCGGGAGAGGCGAGCCATTCGGCGAGCCACATGCTCGATCTGTTTCACGCCTGGTGGGGCGGCGGCTGGTCGGCCGAGTTGAAGGGCCGGCACGGCAGCACCACGCTGATCGAGCTCAGCCGCGGAACCGGCAGGGTCGCGGCGACCTTCATCAGCATGCCGGCCAGCGCCTATTATGTTTGGGAAATGCGGTTGTACTGCGCGTCCGGCAAGATCGAGTTGTCGAACAACCCGGAAACCCTGACGGTAGACCTTCTCGCGCCTCATCCGCTCTATCCGTCGTTCACGGTGCTGACGCACAAGCATACATTCGCGATGGAAGGCGAGCCGTTGCTGAACCGGACATTCGAATCGTTGAACGCCATCGCCAGCAATCAGGCTGACGGGCTCCGCCAGCTTGCGCGTGAGGCTGAGAGCCAAGCCTTCAGTGGGCAGCTTCTCGCGGTGTTGGAAGGACGCCGGGCGTGA
- a CDS encoding cytidylyltransferase domain-containing protein yields MSKPRIIATIEARMTSRRLPGKVLMSAGGQPMLGVLISRLRTAKSLDGVVLATTVNATDDPVAALGRELGIGVFRGSEDDVLGRVCGALRSAQADVCVEITGDCPLIDPQIVDEAIAEYLKTSTVNRYISNSDPHRSVPAGLDVQVFDAKALYELEAETDDPADREHVSFGFYRPESHGKWKPRFIAHPSCVGGEDLLVTLDYSEDYRMMRELHEQLSAHSPRYGAADIVRWIKDHPEMHDSCRAVRSTELVS; encoded by the coding sequence ATGAGCAAGCCGCGCATCATCGCGACGATCGAGGCGCGGATGACGTCCCGCCGTCTGCCAGGCAAGGTGCTGATGTCGGCCGGCGGGCAGCCCATGCTGGGTGTGCTGATCTCTCGGCTTCGCACAGCGAAGAGCCTCGACGGTGTTGTGCTCGCCACGACTGTCAATGCAACGGACGACCCGGTGGCGGCGCTGGGGCGTGAGCTTGGCATCGGTGTGTTCCGCGGCAGCGAGGATGACGTGCTCGGCCGGGTCTGCGGTGCGCTCAGGTCGGCGCAGGCCGATGTCTGTGTCGAGATTACCGGCGATTGCCCGCTGATCGATCCGCAGATTGTCGATGAGGCGATCGCGGAGTATCTCAAGACCAGCACGGTGAACCGCTACATCAGCAATTCCGATCCGCACCGGTCCGTTCCTGCGGGTCTCGACGTGCAGGTGTTCGACGCAAAGGCGCTGTACGAGCTCGAAGCCGAAACCGACGACCCCGCAGACCGCGAGCATGTGTCGTTCGGATTTTACCGGCCTGAAAGCCACGGCAAGTGGAAGCCGCGGTTTATCGCCCATCCGAGCTGCGTCGGCGGCGAGGATCTGCTTGTCACGCTCGACTACAGCGAAGACTACCGGATGATGCGCGAGCTGCATGAACAGCTTTCCGCGCATTCGCCTCGCTATGGCGCGGCCGACATCGTCCGCTGGATCAAAGATCATCCCGAGATGCACGACTCCTGCCGAGCGGTGCGTTCGACGGAACTGGTTTCGTGA